One Mycolicibacterium sp. TUM20985 genomic window, GCCCTCACACTCTCCCTGGACGAGTTCGTCGTCACGAACTTCATCATCGGCGCGGATCAGACGCTGCCGATCTACATCTACAACCAGCTCAAATTCGGCATCACGCCGGAAGTCAACGCTCTCGCCACGTTGATGCTGGTCGGCACGCTGGCCGTGGCGGGCGTGACATTCGGAGCATTGCGACTGGTCAAGGTGCTCACCTCGTTCAACAGGAGAACTCCCGAACTGGAGGAACCCGCTCGTGCGGCAGTGTGATGTCTCAGTAGTGCTCGAGGCCTTCCTCCGCGACTCGTTCGACGAGACGCTGGCCTGGTTGAGTTCCGAAGTTCCGGAGGTTACCGCTGTCGAGGTCGGCGCGGGCGGCTATGCACCTCATCCCCACCTCGACCCGGACGATTTGCTCGCCAACGCGCCGGCTCGCAAGGCGTGGTTGGGCATCCTCGACGGCTACGGCATCAAGCTCGACGCGTTGAACGTATGGGGTAACCCGCTGCATCCCGACGAGGCGATTGCCGTCGACCACGATGCGGCGCTGCGACGCGCGGTACGGCTGGCAGGAGAGCTGGGCACGGACACCGTCGTGGCGATGTCCGGTGCCGCCGCGGGCGCCCTGGGCGACAAAGCCGCGGTATTCGGCGCAGGCGGGTGGCTTCCGTATCTCGAGGGTGTGCACGACCATCAGTGGAACGACTCCGTGGTCCCGTACTGGTCTGAGCTATCGGATTTTGCCGCCAAGGAGAACCCCGCCGTCAAGATCTGCATCGAGTTACACCCAGGGACCACCGTCTACAACGTCGAAACCTTCGAGAAGTTCATCACGCTGGGCGAGAACCTCTACGCCAACCTCGATCCCAGTCACTTCTTCTGGATGCAGATGGACGCGGACCGTGTCGTCGAGCGAATCATGCCGCGCATCGGCCACGTTCACGTGAAGGACGTGACGTTCAACGAGGATGCACTCGGCCTCAACGGCCTGCTCGACCACCGTTGGCCGGCGTCACCAGAGAAGATGCCGTGGAACTTCTCGGTTCCCGGCCACGGCAAGGATGCTGCGTGGTGGCACCAGTTCATCGCCCGCTTCGAGGGCTCCGCGGTCCGAGCGTTCTCCATCGAGCACGAGGATCCGTTCGTCGACGCCAAGACCGGAATCAAGGAGAGCGCGGTTCTCATCAGGTCCGCGCTGGCCGGTTCCCACCAAGCGCCACAACCTAGTACAGGAGGTAGACGTCAATGACAGACCGACTCAGGGTAGGTGTCGTCGGTGCTGGAGTGATCGCACGAGTCATGCATCTGAACTATCTGCGTGAACTCTCCGATCGCTACGAAGTCGTGGCACTATGCGACATCTCGGAGGAAAACGCCGGGAACAACGCAGAGCGCTACCACATTCCGAAGACATTC contains:
- a CDS encoding sugar phosphate isomerase/epimerase family protein, whose amino-acid sequence is MRQCDVSVVLEAFLRDSFDETLAWLSSEVPEVTAVEVGAGGYAPHPHLDPDDLLANAPARKAWLGILDGYGIKLDALNVWGNPLHPDEAIAVDHDAALRRAVRLAGELGTDTVVAMSGAAAGALGDKAAVFGAGGWLPYLEGVHDHQWNDSVVPYWSELSDFAAKENPAVKICIELHPGTTVYNVETFEKFITLGENLYANLDPSHFFWMQMDADRVVERIMPRIGHVHVKDVTFNEDALGLNGLLDHRWPASPEKMPWNFSVPGHGKDAAWWHQFIARFEGSAVRAFSIEHEDPFVDAKTGIKESAVLIRSALAGSHQAPQPSTGGRRQ